The following proteins are encoded in a genomic region of Candidatus Diapherotrites archaeon:
- the cysS gene encoding cysteine--tRNA ligase, with protein sequence MPPPHFPLTLYNTLSRSKQEFVPLHVGKVGLYACGPTVYHFMHIGNFRAYIAWDLLRRVLERQKYKVTHVMNITDVGHLVSDDDMGEDKMEKAARGEKKSPPAIAAFYTQIFLSDMEKLRLLPPHFLPKATDHIPEMITLITRLEKKGYTYTTPQAVYFNVQKFPGYGKLSRQSLSELQAVRADVTRDPDKKHPADFRLWQLNQPSHAMQWDSPWGKGYPGWHIECSAMSMKYLGETFDIHTGGMDHIPIHHTNEIAQSEAATGKKYVHYWLHNAFIQIDKSKMAKSKKNFFTISDLEKKGFDALDYRYLLLTTHYRSELNFTWDSLEAAKTARSKWNGFIRRLRKYANKISVHPIKKIISETWETFDAFLSDDLNTPQAVASLSDFQRLANTWMEKMEISKSDARLILDFLKKADQMLGIFDFKQEEIPIPGYVLALAKKRQEARETKDWKRADSLRKEIEKEGYVVSDTKDGFELVPSINPNPQQ encoded by the coding sequence ATGCCACCCCCCCATTTCCCTCTCACGCTGTATAACACCCTCTCCCGCTCCAAGCAGGAATTTGTTCCCCTCCACGTGGGAAAAGTGGGGCTGTATGCCTGCGGGCCCACCGTATACCACTTCATGCACATTGGTAATTTCCGGGCGTATATCGCATGGGACCTATTGCGCCGGGTCCTCGAGCGGCAGAAATACAAGGTGACGCATGTGATGAACATCACGGATGTAGGGCACTTGGTGAGCGATGATGATATGGGGGAGGATAAGATGGAAAAGGCCGCGCGAGGGGAGAAGAAGTCCCCCCCCGCCATAGCGGCATTCTACACCCAGATTTTTCTCTCGGATATGGAAAAACTGCGTCTCCTTCCCCCTCATTTCCTGCCGAAAGCCACAGATCATATTCCCGAGATGATAACCCTCATCACGAGGCTGGAGAAAAAAGGCTATACCTACACAACCCCTCAAGCGGTCTATTTCAATGTCCAGAAATTCCCCGGATACGGGAAACTTTCTCGGCAATCCCTATCTGAATTGCAGGCTGTAAGAGCGGACGTCACGCGCGATCCGGACAAGAAGCATCCGGCTGATTTTAGGTTGTGGCAGCTGAATCAACCCTCGCACGCCATGCAATGGGATTCCCCCTGGGGAAAAGGATATCCGGGTTGGCATATTGAATGCTCCGCGATGAGCATGAAGTATTTGGGGGAAACCTTTGATATTCACACTGGGGGAATGGACCATATCCCCATCCACCATACCAATGAGATCGCCCAGAGCGAGGCGGCGACGGGAAAGAAGTACGTGCACTATTGGCTCCATAATGCCTTCATCCAGATTGACAAATCCAAGATGGCTAAATCCAAAAAGAATTTCTTTACTATCTCCGATCTTGAGAAGAAAGGGTTTGATGCATTGGACTACCGTTACCTCCTCCTCACCACCCATTATCGAAGCGAGCTCAATTTCACGTGGGATTCGCTGGAGGCCGCAAAAACCGCGCGCTCAAAATGGAATGGGTTCATTCGTCGGTTACGGAAATACGCAAACAAAATCTCAGTTCATCCTATCAAAAAAATCATTTCCGAAACCTGGGAAACCTTCGATGCCTTCCTCTCGGACGACTTGAACACACCGCAAGCGGTGGCTTCCCTGTCGGATTTCCAGCGATTGGCCAATACATGGATGGAAAAAATGGAAATAAGCAAATCCGACGCGCGCCTAATTCTAGATTTCCTAAAGAAGGCGGATCAGATGTTGGGGATATTCGATTTCAAGCAGGAAGAAATTCCTATCCCAGGTTATGTCCTCGCCCTCGCCAAAAAACGCCAAGAGGCTCGGGAAACGAAGGATTGGAAGCGCGCCGATTCCTTGCGAAAAGAGATTGAAAAGGAAGGGTATGTCGTTTCGGATACGAAGGATGGATTTGAATTAGTTCCTTCGATTAATCCGAATCCGCAGCAATAG
- a CDS encoding GNAT family N-acetyltransferase, with translation MAGSHGKPGNRGGKPNRSEKFSPREQLPLPFANRNLLRSQLHFRADPNVLGLKHRGIVVELGRKPVARILYSIERKKNGERFWKINVDVMDYRRHGIATKLVRQLVNMARIHNHLLPEKKVAFLQAAIEADNAASISFFTQMGFIQTGNIRSGDYSEPPILLFEYRIPEK, from the coding sequence ATGGCCGGCTCCCATGGAAAACCCGGAAATCGGGGGGGAAAACCCAATCGATCCGAAAAATTTTCCCCGCGCGAGCAACTGCCATTGCCTTTCGCGAATAGGAATCTATTGCGCAGTCAACTGCACTTCCGGGCCGATCCCAACGTGCTAGGGTTAAAACATCGGGGTATTGTGGTGGAATTGGGGAGAAAACCCGTTGCCCGCATCCTCTATTCTATTGAAAGGAAAAAGAATGGTGAACGATTCTGGAAAATAAATGTAGATGTGATGGACTATCGTCGCCATGGGATCGCCACCAAACTGGTGCGACAATTAGTAAACATGGCCCGTATCCACAATCACCTTCTTCCAGAAAAGAAAGTGGCATTTCTGCAGGCCGCTATCGAGGCCGATAATGCCGCTTCGATCTCATTTTTCACTCAAATGGGTTTTATCCAAACCGGAAATATTCGATCGGGGGATTATAGCGAACCCCCTATTCTACTTTTCGAATACCGAATTCCAGAGAAATGA
- a CDS encoding tyrosine--tRNA ligase produces MDTRTRVDLIARDFEEVLTRDDLVHAVENGMPLEHYIGFEISGQPHIGAALSTMHHLNHFHQAKVNTRIFLADWHAWINDKLGGDKEAISKVGKGYFTQCFVAAAKATRTDVSKIKFVLGSEIYHHQDEYWETVLDVAKHTTLSRMQRSTTIMGRREGEQMDFAKLIYPAMQVADIYFQKLTLMHAGMDQRKAHVIAREVAHKLQYHSISHQGETFSPIALHQHLVLGLQKPPVWPIPPGKKREVQSEAKMSKSVQGSAIFLDDSEEEIRKKLAQAFCMEKEISYNPVLDWAKHLVFPFTDALAIERPAKFGGNITYPAYASLEADFASGKLHPMDLKNGVAEALIAILAPARRHLTSSHSLKLKEEFLQLKVTR; encoded by the coding sequence ATGGATACCCGTACTCGCGTCGATCTCATCGCGCGGGACTTTGAAGAGGTGTTGACCCGCGATGATCTCGTGCACGCGGTCGAAAATGGAATGCCCCTCGAACACTACATTGGCTTCGAGATCTCCGGCCAACCCCATATCGGGGCCGCGCTCTCGACGATGCATCACCTGAATCATTTCCACCAGGCCAAGGTAAACACCCGCATCTTCCTCGCGGATTGGCATGCCTGGATCAATGACAAATTGGGAGGGGATAAGGAAGCTATTTCCAAAGTGGGGAAAGGCTATTTCACTCAGTGCTTTGTGGCCGCTGCGAAAGCCACGCGGACGGATGTTTCCAAAATAAAATTTGTCCTGGGGAGCGAAATATACCATCACCAGGATGAGTATTGGGAGACGGTTCTGGATGTGGCCAAACATACAACCCTATCCCGCATGCAGCGTTCCACGACTATTATGGGCCGCCGGGAGGGCGAGCAGATGGATTTTGCCAAACTCATCTATCCCGCCATGCAGGTGGCGGATATTTATTTTCAGAAGCTAACCCTCATGCACGCGGGAATGGACCAGCGCAAAGCCCATGTGATTGCCCGCGAGGTAGCGCACAAGCTCCAATACCATTCTATTTCCCATCAAGGAGAAACATTTTCCCCCATTGCCCTGCATCAGCACCTCGTATTGGGATTGCAGAAACCCCCCGTCTGGCCCATTCCTCCAGGTAAGAAACGCGAGGTCCAGTCCGAAGCTAAGATGTCAAAATCCGTACAGGGAAGCGCCATCTTCCTGGATGATTCCGAAGAAGAAATCAGAAAAAAGCTCGCGCAGGCATTCTGCATGGAGAAGGAAATTAGCTATAACCCCGTTCTGGATTGGGCCAAACATCTCGTCTTCCCTTTCACGGACGCATTAGCCATCGAGCGTCCCGCCAAGTTCGGGGGCAACATCACCTATCCTGCTTATGCGTCCCTGGAAGCGGATTTTGCCTCGGGAAAACTGCACCCCATGGACCTCAAGAACGGCGTGGCCGAGGCCCTTATTGCTATTCTGGCCCCCGCCCGTCGCCATCTCACGAGTTCCCATTCCCTTAAGCTCAAGGAAGAGTTCCTCCAGCTCAAGGTAACACGTTGA
- a CDS encoding OB-fold nucleic acid binding domain-containing protein has protein sequence MPELMKVSQLRPRMGNIFIELEVVSKGESREFASAKGSGKVCNVAAKDDTGEVQVSLWNEQIDQVNEGNKIRIENGWVSEYKGQLQLSTGKFGNLMVME, from the coding sequence ATGCCTGAGTTGATGAAGGTGAGCCAATTGCGCCCGCGCATGGGGAATATATTTATCGAGCTGGAAGTGGTTTCCAAGGGGGAATCCAGAGAATTCGCTTCCGCCAAAGGATCCGGAAAGGTCTGCAATGTGGCCGCCAAGGATGATACGGGGGAAGTGCAGGTGTCCCTCTGGAATGAACAAATCGACCAGGTTAATGAGGGCAACAAAATCCGCATCGAGAATGGATGGGTCTCCGAATACAAGGGTCAGCTCCAGTTGTCCACCGGGAAGTTCGGGAATCTCATGGTCATGGAATAG
- a CDS encoding peroxiredoxin, which translates to MSIVGQKAPEFKSEAYVDGHFKPISLSDYKGKWVVLFFYPEDFTFVCPTEIRGFAKKEEEFKKLNAVVIGASTDSKHSHKAWVERDMPEVKFPLLADTRHSISRDFRVLKEDQGIAYRGLFLIDPEGYVRYEVVSDLDVGRSVKETLRVLQAFQTGGLCEIDWEPGKETLDKKAKATVPGK; encoded by the coding sequence ATGAGTATAGTGGGACAAAAAGCCCCCGAATTCAAGAGCGAGGCCTATGTGGATGGGCATTTCAAGCCCATCAGCCTATCCGACTACAAGGGAAAATGGGTGGTGCTCTTTTTCTATCCCGAGGACTTCACATTCGTTTGTCCCACCGAAATACGGGGTTTCGCCAAAAAAGAAGAGGAATTCAAGAAATTGAACGCCGTGGTGATCGGGGCGAGCACCGATTCCAAGCACTCCCATAAAGCCTGGGTGGAAAGGGACATGCCAGAAGTCAAATTTCCCCTCCTCGCGGACACCCGACACTCCATCTCACGGGATTTTCGAGTATTGAAAGAGGACCAGGGAATCGCCTACCGGGGATTGTTTCTCATCGACCCGGAGGGGTATGTCCGGTATGAAGTGGTGTCTGATCTGGACGTAGGGAGAAGCGTGAAAGAAACATTACGCGTGCTCCAAGCCTTCCAAACCGGGGGTTTGTGTGAAATAGATTGGGAACCCGGGAAGGAAACACTGGACAAAAAAGCCAAGGCAACTGTCCCCGGGAAGTGA
- a CDS encoding proline dehydrogenase family protein, with amino-acid sequence MRWYKPLLFPFASRFIAGETLHEALVYGQRRRKEGITPLFDVLGEAATRKSEIVRATNDYMNVIEGMHDAKIQGGLSLKLTSFGLDEDKELCFRAVHRIVRHAHAHRILVWVDMESSAHTKATLSIYRRLLEHHDNVGICIQAYLKRSKRDILSLLPDNPKIRLVKGAYTESASVAYTRHPEVVNHFKALITLCIEKKVWLAVATHDMTIINHTLSLAGKTKNHLEFQMLKGIKDREKKVLSEAGYRVAEYIPFGKEWDRYFFRRLREGWYSLLWMLVSSLTG; translated from the coding sequence ATGCGCTGGTACAAGCCCCTCCTTTTTCCTTTCGCTTCCCGGTTCATCGCGGGGGAAACCCTGCATGAGGCATTGGTATATGGTCAGCGTCGCCGAAAAGAAGGAATTACTCCTTTATTCGATGTCCTGGGGGAAGCCGCCACCCGGAAATCGGAGATCGTTCGGGCGACCAACGATTATATGAATGTCATCGAAGGCATGCACGACGCCAAAATTCAGGGGGGATTGTCTCTCAAACTAACCAGCTTCGGATTGGATGAGGATAAGGAATTATGCTTCCGCGCCGTCCATCGGATTGTGCGCCATGCGCATGCCCACCGCATCCTCGTGTGGGTTGATATGGAGTCGTCCGCCCACACGAAGGCCACGCTCTCCATCTACCGCCGCCTCCTCGAGCATCATGACAATGTGGGGATATGCATCCAGGCGTATCTCAAGCGTTCCAAGCGGGATATCCTCTCCCTCCTCCCCGACAACCCTAAAATCAGGCTGGTGAAAGGAGCGTATACTGAGTCTGCCAGCGTGGCCTATACCCGCCACCCGGAGGTGGTGAATCATTTCAAGGCACTCATCACCTTATGCATCGAGAAAAAGGTCTGGTTGGCCGTGGCCACGCATGATATGACCATCATCAACCACACCCTCTCCCTCGCGGGGAAGACTAAAAACCATTTGGAATTCCAGATGCTCAAAGGCATCAAGGACCGCGAGAAAAAAGTCCTTTCCGAGGCCGGATACAGGGTGGCGGAATACATCCCTTTCGGAAAAGAATGGGATCGCTATTTTTTCCGTCGCCTCCGGGAGGGATGGTACAGTTTATTGTGGATGCTCGTGAGCAGCCTGACTGGTTGA
- the ftsZ gene encoding cell division protein FtsZ, producing MRSMIDEAVKQKQQESDGGRIEEFSVPKIMVIGAGGAGCNAVNRLASMNIAGAQLVAVNTDKQHLSIINDNITKILIGKSVTRGLGAGGYPEVGEKAAEVSKADLESVMRGVDMLFISAGMGGGTGTGSAPVIAQIAKEQGAIVIAMVTYPFALERARTIKAEEGIQRLAGICDTVIVIDNNRLAELVPNLPIQDAFRVADELIARVVSGITETITQPSLINLDFADVRSIMTGHGLSMIAVGESKSVNRVEEAVADTLNNTLLDVDIAGAKGALIHITGGYELTLGEANKIGEMLTEQLDNNATVIWGARINPSFENKIEVITVFTGVRSPFISASKQPTHVRGVTPRYAGPARDGMGIDYL from the coding sequence ATGCGTTCAATGATTGATGAAGCCGTCAAGCAGAAGCAGCAAGAGTCGGATGGGGGCCGGATCGAGGAATTTTCCGTACCCAAAATTATGGTTATTGGCGCCGGGGGCGCGGGGTGTAATGCGGTCAACCGCCTGGCGAGCATGAATATCGCGGGCGCCCAATTGGTGGCCGTGAATACGGATAAGCAACATTTATCCATTATCAACGACAACATAACCAAGATTCTCATAGGAAAATCCGTCACCCGGGGTTTAGGGGCCGGCGGCTATCCTGAAGTGGGGGAGAAGGCGGCCGAGGTAAGCAAAGCCGATCTGGAATCCGTCATGCGGGGGGTGGACATGCTGTTTATCTCCGCGGGCATGGGTGGGGGCACGGGAACGGGGAGCGCCCCTGTCATCGCCCAGATTGCCAAGGAGCAGGGGGCCATCGTTATTGCCATGGTTACATATCCGTTTGCCCTCGAGCGGGCGCGCACCATTAAGGCGGAAGAAGGGATTCAGCGTCTCGCAGGAATTTGCGATACCGTAATCGTTATCGATAACAATCGCCTCGCCGAGTTGGTGCCCAATCTGCCCATCCAGGACGCCTTCCGGGTGGCGGATGAGCTTATCGCCCGGGTCGTGTCCGGGATCACCGAAACCATTACTCAACCATCCTTGATCAATCTGGATTTTGCGGATGTGCGGAGCATCATGACGGGACACGGGTTGTCCATGATCGCGGTGGGGGAGAGCAAATCCGTCAACCGTGTGGAAGAGGCGGTCGCCGACACCCTGAATAACACACTCCTGGATGTGGACATCGCCGGTGCCAAAGGCGCACTCATCCATATTACGGGGGGGTATGAGCTCACCCTGGGAGAAGCTAACAAAATAGGGGAGATGCTCACCGAGCAGTTGGACAACAACGCCACGGTTATCTGGGGCGCGCGGATCAATCCTTCCTTCGAGAACAAGATTGAGGTTATCACGGTGTTCACGGGGGTGAGGAGCCCTTTCATTTCGGCGAGCAAGCAGCCCACCCATGTCCGCGGCGTCACTCCCCGCTACGCCGGGCCCGCGCGGGATGGAATGGGGATAGATTATCTCTAA
- the scpB gene encoding SMC-Scp complex subunit ScpB, translating into MVLSWIRKWITKKDSNKPVGENDLPPSGLETPEKEFLDDEIKEGSSEIMDSPEIPPLSLPRKSNASKLIEAALFMSAKGLNVEELSKVTGRPILETRGLIPGIIEGFNAQDTALEIVEDTGGYRMKVRAPFDEKVTHLAGGSELNPGEMKTLAFIAYKQPLLQSKLVQVRSNTAYEHLQVLVEKGFVSREPKGRSYVLRTTKKFSEYFGTHALKVTPMKSLQTEGKIDHSQAEELS; encoded by the coding sequence ATGGTACTCAGCTGGATCAGAAAATGGATCACTAAAAAGGATTCTAATAAACCTGTTGGGGAAAATGACCTTCCACCCAGTGGTTTGGAAACACCTGAAAAAGAATTTCTGGATGACGAAATAAAAGAAGGGTCATCCGAAATCATGGACTCGCCTGAAATCCCCCCGCTCTCTTTACCCCGGAAGAGTAATGCCTCAAAACTCATCGAGGCCGCGCTGTTCATGTCCGCGAAGGGATTGAATGTGGAGGAGTTAAGCAAGGTCACCGGCCGACCCATCCTCGAGACGCGGGGGCTCATCCCTGGAATCATTGAGGGATTCAATGCGCAGGATACAGCATTGGAGATTGTGGAAGATACCGGGGGTTATCGAATGAAGGTCCGCGCACCCTTTGATGAGAAAGTCACGCATTTAGCGGGGGGAAGTGAATTGAATCCGGGAGAAATGAAAACGCTGGCCTTCATCGCCTACAAACAACCCTTGCTCCAGAGTAAATTAGTTCAGGTTCGGAGCAACACCGCGTATGAACATCTGCAAGTACTGGTTGAAAAAGGATTCGTGTCGCGCGAACCTAAGGGAAGATCCTATGTCTTGCGCACCACCAAAAAATTCTCCGAATACTTCGGCACGCACGCCCTGAAAGTCACGCCCATGAAATCCTTACAGACAGAAGGAAAAATAGACCACTCCCAAGCCGAAGAATTATCGTGA
- the rnhB gene encoding ribonuclease HII has translation MLIAGIDEAGRGPAIGPMVLAIALIDADYEESLREMGAKDSKEVPVSERERLYPLLQKQLHHHATISLFPGEMDILMDRLSLNEIEAMKAGHLLNNLPDKPDLVYVDSPDPLASHFARRIRSYLSYPTKIIAEHKADVNYPIVSAASILAKVERDAAIKVLQEEFHSFGDIGSGYPHDARTIKFLQEYLARHQSLPACARQKWGTNVRLVDALFQKKLF, from the coding sequence ATGCTCATTGCCGGCATTGACGAAGCGGGCCGGGGACCGGCCATTGGCCCCATGGTTTTGGCCATTGCTCTTATCGATGCGGATTACGAGGAGTCATTGCGCGAGATGGGGGCGAAGGACTCCAAGGAAGTTCCCGTAAGTGAACGGGAGCGCCTGTACCCCTTGCTCCAAAAACAATTGCACCACCATGCCACTATTTCCCTTTTCCCGGGTGAGATGGATATCCTCATGGATCGTCTCTCATTGAATGAGATTGAGGCCATGAAGGCCGGGCACCTGCTCAATAACCTCCCTGACAAACCCGATTTGGTGTATGTGGATTCACCCGATCCTTTAGCGTCCCATTTTGCTCGGCGCATCCGCAGCTATCTTTCTTATCCCACTAAAATCATTGCCGAGCACAAGGCGGATGTGAATTATCCCATCGTCTCGGCCGCTTCCATTTTAGCGAAGGTAGAACGAGATGCGGCCATCAAAGTATTGCAGGAAGAATTCCATTCCTTCGGGGACATTGGCTCAGGCTACCCCCACGATGCCCGCACGATTAAATTTCTTCAAGAATATCTCGCTCGCCACCAATCCCTTCCCGCGTGTGCCCGGCAGAAGTGGGGAACCAATGTCCGGCTGGTGGATGCGTTGTTCCAGAAGAAGCTATTTTGA
- a CDS encoding 50S ribosomal protein L35ae, producing MDGIIKNYRRGRDTQHPTQYIIVVEGLDKRAEAAKLAGKKVTWKSVGNTIISGKVMAPHGTIGAVRVKFERGLPGQAIGGKVSIAQ from the coding sequence ATGGATGGCATCATCAAGAACTACCGGCGCGGCCGGGACACCCAACACCCCACCCAATATATCATTGTGGTAGAAGGCCTGGATAAACGGGCGGAAGCGGCCAAGCTGGCGGGAAAGAAAGTGACCTGGAAGAGCGTGGGGAATACCATCATTTCAGGAAAGGTCATGGCCCCCCATGGCACCATCGGAGCGGTGCGGGTGAAGTTTGAGAGAGGACTCCCCGGACAAGCGATTGGGGGAAAGGTCAGTATTGCCCAGTAA
- the pheT gene encoding phenylalanine--tRNA ligase subunit beta yields the protein MVNVDSSLDQINAYMRKPITLDQLEEALSRLGFELTENNPKWMKMDITADRPDMISTAGIARVLNAYLGYTKGLPPIEKKPSDYRVLVEKSVHPVRPFTAAMVVRNLPLTPERLEELIWVQEKIHATFARERKKAAIGIYPLRKIAWPISFVGLPPHDILFAPLGEEKSQRGSDILVNHPTGKKYAHLLKDFPVYPVFRDAKGKILSMPPIINSQHAGQVTPEDRDLFVEVSGHYWPTVSVILDILAHLFTDMKGDIHEVQIHFFNEQQPRVTPELATRLVPLEIDVVNRTLGTSFTSEQVSQLLGRMLYGVPKMNPKQVVVEVPSFRVDVLHPLDLVDDVARAYGFDNLSPMEVALSTRGGILPQTQLNADIRLALVGMGFQEVMTGILTAHAHHFTSFDREESPHITLGVVKEKGLSMVRNMLYPETMRALLANRSKRLPFRLFELDQVVVPDSHTETGTRTVYKLCTLSGHASASFEEMKGMVEALAQVLGEKPVFAPMGNPTFIPGRSATVTMGHRSGFMGELHPRILERLSIPFPIVLFEMNVD from the coding sequence ATGGTTAATGTTGATTCTTCCCTGGATCAAATCAACGCGTACATGCGGAAGCCCATTACCCTTGACCAATTAGAGGAAGCCTTGTCCCGTTTGGGATTCGAACTCACTGAAAACAATCCAAAATGGATGAAGATGGACATCACGGCGGACCGCCCCGACATGATATCCACGGCTGGCATCGCGCGCGTGCTGAATGCTTATTTGGGGTACACAAAAGGGCTTCCACCAATCGAAAAGAAACCATCTGATTACCGCGTATTAGTAGAAAAATCGGTGCACCCCGTGCGTCCATTTACCGCTGCCATGGTCGTGCGGAACCTCCCTTTGACCCCCGAACGGTTGGAAGAATTGATTTGGGTGCAGGAGAAGATTCATGCCACCTTTGCCCGCGAGCGCAAGAAGGCGGCTATTGGAATTTATCCATTAAGAAAGATAGCCTGGCCCATTTCTTTCGTGGGATTGCCCCCTCACGATATTCTTTTCGCTCCCTTGGGGGAAGAGAAATCGCAACGCGGATCTGACATCCTTGTCAATCATCCTACCGGGAAAAAATATGCGCACCTCTTGAAGGATTTTCCCGTATATCCAGTGTTCAGGGATGCCAAGGGAAAAATCCTTTCCATGCCCCCCATTATCAATTCCCAGCACGCGGGGCAGGTTACTCCGGAAGATCGCGATTTGTTCGTGGAAGTGTCTGGCCACTATTGGCCCACCGTAAGCGTTATACTCGATATTTTGGCGCACCTATTCACGGACATGAAAGGCGACATCCATGAGGTTCAGATTCATTTTTTCAATGAACAACAGCCTCGCGTGACCCCGGAGCTGGCCACGCGCCTCGTTCCATTGGAAATCGATGTGGTCAATAGGACATTAGGAACGTCTTTCACTTCTGAGCAAGTGTCCCAATTGTTGGGGCGCATGTTGTATGGCGTGCCTAAAATGAATCCTAAGCAGGTGGTAGTGGAAGTTCCTTCCTTCCGCGTGGATGTGTTGCACCCCTTGGATTTAGTAGATGATGTGGCCCGCGCCTATGGTTTCGATAACCTTTCCCCCATGGAAGTGGCATTGTCCACCCGCGGGGGCATTCTTCCCCAAACCCAATTGAATGCCGATATCCGGTTGGCCCTCGTTGGAATGGGTTTCCAGGAAGTTATGACGGGAATCCTCACCGCGCATGCGCATCATTTCACCTCCTTTGATAGGGAGGAGTCCCCACACATCACGTTGGGCGTGGTGAAAGAGAAAGGTCTCTCGATGGTACGCAATATGCTTTACCCCGAAACCATGAGAGCATTATTGGCCAACCGTTCCAAACGATTACCATTCCGGTTGTTCGAATTGGATCAGGTGGTGGTTCCGGATTCCCATACTGAAACGGGGACGCGGACGGTGTACAAGCTCTGTACCCTCTCGGGGCATGCCTCGGCGTCATTCGAGGAGATGAAGGGCATGGTCGAAGCCCTTGCACAAGTTTTGGGCGAGAAGCCTGTTTTCGCTCCCATGGGTAACCCGACATTCATCCCTGGCCGGAGCGCCACTGTAACAATGGGCCATCGTTCCGGTTTCATGGGCGAACTCCACCCGCGCATCCTCGAACGCCTCAGTATTCCTTTTCCTATTGTGCTGTTCGAGATGAATGTAGATTGA